The Ipomoea triloba cultivar NCNSP0323 chromosome 14, ASM357664v1 region GGCCCAAACCTAGTCTAATTGAAGGATTCAGCCTTCAAGCATCCTTACGGCTGGGAAGTGGGAAAGGCAAACAAATCGTCGGCTGAAGAgcgaaagaagaaaaaaaaagcagaGTTTGTCGACAGAGAGGGAGCCGTTGCCGGCATCGCCAGCTGTCGCCACCGCCAGCCGCCGCTAGCCATCGCCATCGCCAGCCGCCGCTAGCCATCGCCATCGCCAGCCGCCGCTAGCCGTCGCCATCGCCAATCGCTGGACGGGGGGGAGGGAGAGGGCCGCGCAAGATCGCCTCCGCCACCACGCACGCCGGTCGGGCAGATCGTCACCAGTAGCCGACGCCATCAGCCGTCCGCCACCCGCCCCAGATACTCCGGTCGCGAAGCAGCGCCACCGCCACCAAAACAGGTAgggtttttttctttatttttaattttcaaaagaaaaaaaaggacgaAGGCTtcatcacacaaaaaaaaatgtatatttcttctgtctgttttttttttttgatgaattTCGAgaataatttctcaaaaatttgTGGTTCTGGAAGATGAAATTGCATCTATACTATCATtctgccaaaaaaaaattatacatactaCGAATATATGAATACAATTTGCACAATGATTTTGGTTGTAAATAAAGCATATGCACACAGTAGGTAGAAATCATATGCACAGTATATAAGAGAATCAACAAAATAAAGATTCATCTAGTGtactacccaaaaaaaatgcatatatataggcTTATTGCATTGATACgaaaatatatgtaatgatgATCAAATTGCAATATTGTATTGTTCTTGAACAAATAGAATTGGCATAGAAACCACATAAAAAAATTACCGTTCACCGAAgagcgtgctgataacgtgttggaAAAGTGATTTGTTGTGCCCGTTGgcctttagctcctaaccgGTGATTGGTGTTTTGCAGGAAATCTATAATCAGAGAATAGAGGCAAGGAGAATGGGAGAGCATTCTTATTCATGATCATTATATCTTTACAAGTGGGAAaaccccaatatatataatgtacaagtaataataacaatactaagTATGGTGACCGTTACAACGGTTACACAAATAATGGccacataaatatatttattataacattaatatattaattggtagAGTCTATTATATCTCATAATTAATGGattaaaagtgttatttttctcttttaaaaaaagtgtcatttttcatttggtcaattgtaaattaaagatCAGAGTTATTGATTTTACGAAAAATCTATCATCACAACATATCACATTAAACGATATTTtaacattaaaagtattatcaTTTTTAGTAGGTGATGAGCATGTTGTGTATTGTACAAATCTTTGAAAGTGAAGTGGCCATAAAGGAGTTCTAGTAATATAATGGACCACATGAAATTGGATTCCCTTTAGACAGAATGGATAGTGGTGGTTGTCCATAAAATGACAATAAAGGCCGGACACTGATCTGCTTGAGGGAAAAAAGATGCAACCAAAAAACATATTATCTTTTTCCACATTACCTACCTTAGCTTCACCACTCCGTCCTGTTTACCCCATCCCAAATTGCTCTCATAGTAATGACAATGGCAAAGAATCATCAgcttttggattttttttttttttttgaaaatttacagggcggtccggggtccacccacgttcgctccagGAGGCACGCGAGCTGGCCCatggggaatcgtcacttgtgggaattgaacccgagttgtcccaaaattcctccccacaaagagagctcacttgccacttgagctcgcaaattatatggtggaccatggtccacaatgcattgtggaccatgatcatagttGATGCTGCAGTTGTGttcaaaagatactgcagttgtgttgaaaagataatgcagttgtgttgaaaggaaactgcagttgcacggaacagaggccattcatcagttcaacacaactgcggtatccattcaacacaactgcaatatcttttcaacacaactgtagtatccgttcaacacaactacagttccagatgaatgacacagcatctgtttcgcgcaactgcagttccttttcaacacaactgcaatatcctttcagcgcaactgcagtttcagttcagcacaactgcagtatcaaccatgacccatggtccacagtataacgactgacttgagctaccccactcaGCTTTTGGATTATATTACTTAAAAGATAAATGCTACCAATGTTagataaaattacaaattaaacaaaatttaattttctgcTGCTTTTACATTGTGAAGTAAATGTTGCGTTAGTTGTCTATGTAATTTCGATATTATATAAGAATTTCCTGCTTTGGAAATTGATTTTGGACAGGAgcatttaacaatttatttttagaaaatggcACCTTCATTGGAGCAAAGTTTGCACCATAATTCCCACCAAAATGGCATTTTTTTGTGCATTCCATTAGTAGGGTTTTCATGTGTTTTTGTCGAGTTTTGATTTAAGTGGATGAAAAAtgagataaaagaaaaaaaaatttgggattgtatactaattaatttatgtttttgtaAGAATTGAAAAAGCAAATTGGAAAATTACATGTGTGAGTGAATTGGGTGGCCATCCAATGAGTGCGTTAATTAGCAATCACCCTGAGTTTTCATTGTTCTCTCTTGCGCCCACTTTTATTGCGCCCAATGCACATATGTTTTACATGCTTGTCTATTCTTATATACGTCTCattttatatgtgaaatttaattaaCCACTCAAATTGTTTACATTAATTTTTGATAATATTAGTACATAAAATTTGGGATTTGGATTTGCATACATtgaggaaagaaaaaatggtggcaCGCAATACCACTCACCTCATATACCGACATCTTAAAGTAAGCCCCCTAAGTAATATAAATCAGTAGACGGATAGTGTATTGGAAAAGTCGTATGGAACAAACCAAATACCGTTAAGATGCATTTGGCATCTCATTATTTAGAGTTTAGTATCTTTATGTCTTCCATCAGCAAAGTGATTATTAGAGACAGAGGGcgagtcaattttggcttaagGAGGGTGACACAAATACCCGTTACTTTCACAACACAATTAGGTGATAGaagcaaaataaaattatccaTAGACTTAAAGGGGATGATGAGCTATGGTACGGTTCGAACGAGGTACAAATCGTGACACCTTGATTACTACCTATTTTAGTAATCTATTTAGTTGTGGTATGgggaatatgaattttgtactgCATTGAGACAAAAATTTCAGAccttcaaaattatttattattgccatgttgaaaaaatcgctaggcgttGTTCGGGCGTCCGGGGAGCGCCTAGGGTGCCTAGGCaacgattaatcggcgcctagacgtcggtgtattttttatttattttttatttcttaaaaaattgtttaatttttttaactttttaaaacttgataattataaactatttaatactttaatagttaatattaaaatattaaatattaaggtAAAACCATTtagaatttgaacaatttagagttattttgcTTAAAACGATGCcgttttgaataaaataacacattaaaaaaaaagagagaacaatagctaattggCTAAATAAGCGGCCTAGTCGATCGCCTAGCCGACCGATCActtagaccaccgattatggtgatacgctaggcggccaggcggcgcctaggcgggattttcaCAACAGTATAATTATTGCGAAGAGTAGTAATGCAAGAAGTTaaggaggatttttttttatatgaaatcAAATAAATCTCCGAGTCAGATGGGATATGATGAGCCTTGCTTATTTTGAGCATGTCTAGGACATTTTAGGGCTGATGAGGTTCTAAATTTATGTTCTGGGTATTTTCAGTCTGGTAAATTGCCCGCGGGTTTTttgacacaaaaataaaaataaaaataaaaattatgggAATTTACGACCTATTGTCTTCTGTAATATCCTCTATAAACTTGTGTCTGAAATTCTTGCCAATAGGATTAAATCCGTGCTTAATTACCTGGTGTCTAATTCTCAAACAACTTTTGTCCCTGGAAGGTTGATCACTGATAATGTGATGGTGGCTTATGAAATTAACCGCTATTTGGAATGGAAGAGATAGGGGAATGTTGGGTGTCAAATTGGGCATGAGTAAAATTTATGATAGAGAGTAGATTGGGATTTCCTAAAAGTAATGCTTTGTAATATAGACTTTGCAAATCATGTGTTTAGTTTGATATGGGAATTTGTTTCGGAGTATAAAATCCTATTGGAGGGCAAAGAAATAGGGGTTGTTACTCCAAAAGAGGGCTTAAGCAAGGAGATTCAATATCTCCTTACCTTGGTTGAGAAGAAgtaattaggggggaaaagaattatTGTAATTCAgtagaattgtaattcaatgaataaagtaggaattgaaattacagtgtttggtatgttggaataggagtacaggaaattgaaaggtaagaagtgacaaaatgactaaaatgccattATGTTATAGTATATGTTGtagttgtagtagtagtagtaataataataataataatattattattattattattattattattatttaaaaaaaagtaataataataataattttttaaaattaaaaaaaaaatacaaaaggtatGAGAGGAaggacaaaattgtctttatacCAACACAATtgccctcctctccaccgaattgcaattcatgggggtaccccatgaattgcaattcatcatttggagggaattgcaattcaacagaattgcaattctctccaaccaaacagtgtAGTTTGAAAATttactgaattgcaattcttccCAAACTACACTCAACCAAATAGCCCATTATGTTTTATCCTGCTGGTCCTAGATGGTTTTAGTACTATGTTACAAAGACAACAATGGATTGGGTTAATCCATGGGGTTTCTATAGCTAAGGGAACTTTGGTGATATCTCACCTATaacttttgaatatatattgtcCTTAAAGGTGTTATAGATAACTTTGTTGAGGTCTCGGGACAAGCTACGAATTACAGTAAATCCATGATCTCCTTTAGCAAAAAAGTTGATGAGGTTCTTAAAGGGGACGTGTGTGGTATTCTGGGTATGAGGGGAGGTAATTTTAATGGAAACTATTTAGGCTTGCCATCCTTTATTgggaaaaacaaaaggaaaattaaTTATGAGATTCATAAAGGAGAAAGTGGTGGGTGGAATTCAAAGTTGGAATAACAAATTCTTTTTTAGAGTGGGGAGGAAAATTCTCGTTAAAATGTCATGTAAGCAAGTTTACTTAAGCTTAAatagataatgggtgaatgagaaattaattttaGACTTATTTGAATTGGAAAATGAATGAAAAGACTTTGTAATAGCACTTgtccacattggtttgggaagtgagtTTGCATTACTAAGAGCCTTTTAAAAGCATGTTGAAATATATAGCATAGAAGCTTTGTCTTGTGTTCATGGTAATGCTATTATTTTGAACTTAACTTTCAAAATATCTATTTTCTATCCTCCCGAGTTAACCCCACTTAACttccaaaatatatatttcctatCCTCCCTGAGTTAACTCCACTTAACTTTCAAAATATCTATTTTCTATCCTCCTCGAGTTAACCCCACCAGAGGTTCCTTGTCTTTAGAGTCAAATTatagtttttgtcatttaacatcccacactattatttttttggacaattttagtccttctcaATACTTTTTCTATTTCTAGTAAGGAAATTTTTGTTAGGAGTGCTCCCTTACCTGGCCttttgtttgagtgctcaaacttaatattgaatttttgtaaaattataaatctcattgtttttaaattatatacatatatttatatattttcaaaattttgttaatatatatccACCACCTACACCAATTACAGCACAACATTTTCTCCTTTTGGGCCTATGTAAACTTTGTCCTGAATCGTTTCTTCAACACCCCGCTACTTGGATTCGCCGTCTCCATGTCCATGTCCATGTCCTGAGGCCTCTGCAGCGGCGCGTGGTGGTACCCCAAGGGGACAAGGGCAGCTGTATTGGTCTCCTTGCGATGGAAATTTCTGGCGGCGCACTTGAGGGCCTCGAAGGTGCCGACATGAACTCCCCGCAGccgtggaggaggaggaggaggaggtttGCCGGTGATGGAGCCGCCGCCGCTGCAGATGAGGATGTCAGCCGATGAATACGGCACCCTGGAGGCCCTCAAGTGCGCCGCCAGGAATTTCCACCGCAAGGAGACCAATACCGCCACCCTTGTCCACTTTGGGTACCACCACGCGCCGCCGCAGAGGCCCCAGGACATGGAGACTCCAAGCAGCGGGGTGTTGAAGAACGGTTGAGGACGAAGTTTACAGAGGTGCAGAAGGAGAAAATGGCTGAGCGATTAGGGTGGCGGCTTCACAATGAAAGCAAGCTAAGGAGGCGCGTGTTCGATCTGCAACGTACGAGTACGGAGTGAGAATTGAAGGCACAGCCGCTCTGGTTACGTTGCAAAACAACAACCCATTGTCGCTAACAAAACAACAACTATGATGTTTCAATTTGTAGCGCATGATTTCTGctttaatttaaatgttttggTTGAAtacaaggttttttttttcacttccatgcataagaatacaaatttaatttcagTCACGGTAAAGTTTTAGGTTTTTAAcgttactcttttttttttggtggtcttgaattggtaaataaaatagttttataCATGTATTCTTGAATTTCAATTACATTCTCTGTATAAATTTGTTTAACATTCTCCTTCATCTTTTATACATtctctatttgtttttttaagaattaaaaCATGAATAGGAAAAAGGTCCAAGATTAAGAATTAAAACATGAATAGGAAAAGGGTCCAAGATTATGAAAAATATGGATGGGATATCTTATGTTGCACATAAAAATTAAGATCTGATTGTTTGACTCCCAATAATTCACAAAGCTGTAAAACAAGACACTTATCTTCAAAATAGATTAAATCCTTGGATACCATTTTTATATAAcgatttaaaataattgattttaacttatttaaaataattttacaaacctaatttaataatataaaaataatttttttaaataattaaaattaaaaaaaaaacacacacaaaaagtttgctctttttttttcttacatttttttatttaaaatttagtaacatcattttaaaaatacaaattaatttgatagCAAGACCAAACGAATTAAGAATTGGGCATTGGAAGTTGGaatagacatatatatatgattttaataATTGGGCATTAGAAATTGGAATAGACATGCTTTTAATAATTGGAAATGGGCATTAGTATAATGATATTAAATATGAACCTACTATATAGTAAATGATgaaaatacacataatatatatttagtttaattataaaCATTAAGGTTTATgtttattgaataaaataaataatatgaacATAGTACAAGCTAAGATAcatgttaatataatattatgaacatatatatagaaGGAACATTATAAACTTACTATAAAgtaaatgaaaatacatatgatACAAATTTAGTttacagcatgtttggttcacggaatgaattttaagggaataggaatattatttcatatataggTAATGGAAtatgtaaggaatagaataggaattgtattctattgtttggttcgccgaaggaatagactttaggaatgtaatttcaatgtttggttaatttaaggaatagaaatggaatgtgtttaaaagacataaatacccctatataaaaaatgtattattattattattattatttacatttttaatatatatatatatatatatatatatatatatataatacaaaagggTATTTTCGGTATTATtgtataaaagctattcccaaataCTTGGGAATATCTAATACTAGGGGGTCCCCTAGGAATGGTTATTCCCcctgcaaagggaatagctcattcccgggaataatattcctaggaatagaatgacgaaccaaacagtggaataggtctattcgTGGGAATGATATTTCATTCCCGACCTATTACACGAACCAAACACGCCGTTAGTGTTTATGAACATGGAGGTTTATATTTATggacatataaaataaatgttataaatatatattacatgataaatgttattaaacaCGATGCACTCGTAATATAacgtttatgtacattaaggtTTTGTTTATTGACATATAGAACGAACATTATGAACATAGTACatgataatgttattaaatatgatatacTAATTGACACTTAATATAAAAAGTCTTTTTTGGACCATGGTGAATAATGTAAGGTGGATGTTGGTCGCGATATAATTTgtcattaaaatttgaaaagataGAAATATCAATGCTATTGAAATTAGTATATGTTTGGGAATGTAaattattacagagtattaATATTGGTAAGAAGCAACATGCAGATTCCAATCTCTTTGGGTAGCCCCTAGCCAAATGCATTGTTTGTTATGTTGactacatttaattaaaatcttcaaattcaaaattgttGTCTACCAAAATTAATTTGCACTCCAATTTTTAGGTGTCCCTTGCCTATAAATACCCACACATTGGGTTCAGACTTTCTGACTTTTTTAGTATAATTCTCTTCACCATGTTATTTTAGGAGTCTGCCAAGTGATGTGTATGTGatctttacatttatttatttaatctaaGACTAATTTATTGTAAAGCAAAATTTGATACAAAATATCATATatactttattataataaaatattgttaGAATATCATATAATACTttgataatatatttatttattttgtattatataaattttaaaaataatataattattgaatatatgTTAGTATCCCTAAATCGCACTAACATCATATTAGTATAATCTTCTAATATAAAAAAGCCGTAGCAAGTGCAGTAAATGCAGGATAGCTGATTTCCCGCCCAGTGCAAAACGATGCCGTTTAGTGATAGTTTAGGATTAGTAGGTTAAATACAAAACGGCCAAcaataattactataaataagTATATGTGGTTAAGAGTTGTCATGCGTGAATTAAACAGCCGAAATATGTTTAGGGAATCGAATCGGCGGCATCGATTCGTGAATCGATACACAACTTCCGGCAATGAAAATAAATTACAGGTATATATACAACAGAGACCTTTTGATCTGGATTACATTCGCACTTGCTTAATCGCATTGATATTGAAACAGTCTCAAATCTTGCATTCTACTATGGGTATGTACTCTTTGGCCACCGAGTTGTCTACCTTCAAAAAGACAAGTGCAATCAAGGTAAGGGTGATACGTACCTATTTGGTTCCATTACGGAAAGGATCCAGTGAAATAAAAAGCAAGGAGATTGTATTTCACGACTCAGAGGTAAGTCTGCTTAATCCCTTTACAGTTTTCAGTACTATAATAGTTGAAGTTTAGAGTACACAATGCACTACAATCtacttttgtttttatatgAACAGGGCACGGTCATACATGCTACTGTACCAAAATCTCTTATAGACAAATTCATTAACAGTTTTGAGGAATGCAAAGTGTATGCTGTTAAAAATTTCTTTGTGGTCTCTAATTGTTTGGTCTACAAGACCAGTTTGCATGAATATATGATGCAGTTCAACCATGACACCATTTGGAAAGAAATTAGGTCAGACAATTTCCCGTGGCACATGTACAGACTAAAGTCCTTCCCTTCTCTGAGAGGTAACCCATCTTTAAATGAGAAGGAGCTTATTGGTAAGTGTTTTCTTACTGTTTAAGCTACTTGGTTATTCAATTAGTATTTACAAATAGGTGCTCTACTGTAACCATTTTAACTGTATTAACAATTGTTTTGTGATTTTGTGTGATTTAACTATAAACTAAAAATAGACATTATTGGTCGAGTGGTTGAAATTCATGCACCGGAACAAAAGACCTTCAGTGGTCATAATGCCAAACTGATTGACTTTGTTCTGGAGGATTCACTGTAAGTATAATACTCACCTTAGCGTAGACTGTAATTATGCAAGCACAACTTTATATCCATTTTTacattgaatatttatatatgttgtagGGGAAATAGGATAAGTTGTACCTTTTGGGATGATTATGTGCCTAAAATTGAGGCATACTATCAATGTGAATTGACTGATCCGGTGGTAGTGCTGATCCAGTTCTGTAGGATAAAGTATGGTGTTAGAGGTTAGTTGCATGTAAAACTTACAATGTGTATTACAAACAGCAAATATTATACATACTGTAATGACTGTGTTTTGAACTGCAGATGGTGATGTCAAGATTTGCTCCGCATATGATGTTACACAAGCTCTGTTTGACCTGGATAGTCAGGAATTTAAAAGCTTTAGAGAAAGGTATTTCTTAAGTACAATTACTATTAACAGATTTAAATTGCCACCTATGTAATATAACACTGCTACCAAATTGAGATGCAGTCTTAGAGACCCTGAGTATCAAACACCCATGCGAAGCATAGCTTCATTCTCAAGTCTCAGTTACAACAACACTGGTGAAGAGTCCACAAGTCATCAAATGGATCTGGTGACAATAACTGAACTATATACCATGGATAAGGTAAGTAAATAACAATAAGTACAAATGTATGTTTTCTTTTCTAGATATATTGTTTCTGATATCTTAATATAGCaataaatatagtgtaattgatACAATAAATACATGCAGATTGGTGAATTTTGGGTGGCTGCTAAGATTAGTGGGATCGAGTCTCCCAATGATTGGTTCTATCTCTCATGTCCCCGCAAGGgttgttataaaaaattgaaggtGTCTGAAGGTGTgttaaaatgtttcaaatgtaATAGTACATGGGAGGATGGGGTTCTAAGGTTTAAAGTTCAGTTAAGAGTTGTTGACATGAAGGGTAATGCTTCTTTCATGCTTTGGGATCGGGATGCATCTGAGCTTATAGGTATTGCTGCAAGTGACCTACATGAGTTGCATAAGGATGTAAGTATTTTTTTATCATTTCACGTCTTCCTTCTTATATCTTGAATGATTTTATATACTTACCTCTTAGTATACTCTCCCTTGGCAGAGAACTAGGCCTCCGAAGCAGATTCAAGACTTGGTGAATAGGTGTATGCTTTTCAGGATTTCAGCAAAGACGGAGCATCTTTCAAAACTGGATAGTgcatttcctgttttcaaaattaaTACTGACCAACAACTGCTGAAACAGCACTGTCCTGAAATTCTTGGCATTCCAGAAGAAGAGGTGAACACAGAAATGCTAAGTCTAGAAGATGATGAAATACTTGAGGTAAAGTTACATTGCTCTATAGGacttctaaactaaatttttctagaaaaataACTATCTAATACCTATGTGTTTCCACTGATAGGGATTTCTGAGTGATGAGGCAGATAGCCCTATTGCAACTCTTCCACCTTTAAGTGGTGAAGCAGCTGAGGGGTCTGTGAAGAGGTCTTTGATTGATGAGTTCTCCTCAACTCAAGGGTGCAAGAAGGTTAAGCAGCATAGGGTGAAAGTAGAGAAGATTGACTGATTTCTAAGAAACAAAAACTGATCTATAGTTGATGAAACAAAATCTGTAATGCCGTTGGACTGTAGACTGTTTTGTTTTTAACTTTTGGTCTTTTTGATGGATTTTTGAATGGTTGGATGATATTATCATTTTACAGTACACAGTGCAGTTTGCACTGTGCTACTGTTTTCGGATTGTTTAAATTGTCATATGTCAGCTAAATATAACCAATCTGTGCAATGTAGGCcttctgtttttatatattctttcaggTTGCATATATCACAAGCTAAGGCAGGTCCAATGACTGGAAGCACTTTCAACAGCGGAGCACAAAAGGAGAAACCCTACTATAACGCAAACACATGGAAGATCCGGCAGTAATGAAGCACAGAGGGATTAAATGTAAATACTGTAACTGTGCATGCTCAGGAACTATAATTGATCAAATTAGTGTTACCTCCCTAAAGTAGTATAGGCTCAGAAAATGTAATTGATTAAATTAATGTTGATACATTTTTTGGGCTAATTTTTAGTTCTTACACTACTTTGACAAAACCTGTTACCT contains the following coding sequences:
- the LOC116003939 gene encoding uncharacterized protein LOC116003939, which gives rise to MGMYSLATELSTFKKTSAIKVRVIRTYLVPLRKGSSEIKSKEIVFHDSEGTVIHATVPKSLIDKFINSFEECKVYAVKNFFVVSNCLVYKTSLHEYMMQFNHDTIWKEIRSDNFPWHMYRLKSFPSLRGNPSLNEKELIDIIGRVVEIHAPEQKTFSGHNAKLIDFVLEDSLGNRISCTFWDDYVPKIEAYYQCELTDPVVVLIQFCRIKYGVRDGDVKICSAYDVTQALFDLDSQEFKSFRESLRDPEYQTPMRSIASFSSLSYNNTGEESTSHQMDLVTITELYTMDKIGEFWVAAKISGIESPNDCTWEDGVLRFKVQLRVVDMKGNASFMLWDRDASELIGIAASDLHELHKDRTRPPKQIQDLVNRCMLFRISAKTEHLSKLDSAFPVFKINTDQQLLKQHCPEILGIPEEEVNTEMLSLEDDEILEGFLSDEADSPIATLPPLSGEAAEGSVKRSLIDEFSSTQGCKKVKQHRVKVEKID